Proteins from a single region of Hypomesus transpacificus isolate Combined female chromosome 9, fHypTra1, whole genome shotgun sequence:
- the si:ch1073-335m2.2 gene encoding msx2-interacting protein isoform X4: MFAAGPGPGGTAISASFDTPEPHFEPRIRDPFTMTSGSRRDLYREDRGRRVDRTYHHRRSRSSHSSQSRHPSPQRTTGQTPKAPNSPKRAPLSPGRAPHSRSHSRSSSSDSVSSTSSTGSGSSDSNSSSSDGSRARSVQSSATHGPPSQPSMGLDTDEPRRSFGIRVQNLPVRSTDTSLKDGLFHEFKKHGKVTSVQIHGASEERYGLVFFRQQEDQEKALTVSKGKLFFGMLIEVTAWNGPETESENEFRPLDGRIDEFHPKATRTLFIGNLEKTTSYQQLLDIFQRFGEIVDIDIKKVNGVPQYAFVQYSDIASVCKAIKKMDGEYLGSNRLKLGFGKSMPTTCVWLDGLASNITDQYLTRHFCRYGHVVKVVFDRLKGMALVLYNNTDFAQAAVRETKGWKIGGNKIKVDFASQESQMAFYRSMQASGQDIREIRDIYEIPTERREERRPPYHEFTAERAYYENVRTPGVYPEDPRRDYPARSRERFTELEHYQGDHFDPRFHEDPREYRDYRDPFEQDIRKYTYIQRERERERERFEADRGRWSPSHGRRPITPAVSPSPSERAPRDSERRVYSQSSERSGSCSSLSPPHFDKADKTPLEHGAKTDRLDKDTQLPPAERGPGAEKSKRGRRKEKADKEKGEKIKLRKGKVQSPSVPPTETELETSLEAGFGRGKVSDQDSIERQRYKGDSDPSTNQTASTSRHDPLKSERLDVVKAEGVEVDGKSRSKKHQKGDVGNDGKDVSVDSDRLAARKRRFGDASGKTIRQKRSRLEDEDGNQIQDFGPSTAVESDSKLKDPQRRDSRSKTERMVFLSSHKEGQDSGARGQGEPSEGPIDPVDLNRLPGNITSRRYSHEDSVDQDTKDQEQHAIFKYGPPTTDNDKSGKEREEHVDIDLSQSYRKQMEQNRRLHQQLQESDKSEKPGSPLGVETDDLEPRSLVHEVGKPPQDVTDNFPSHKLKKLDQFDMQDASSKRERVYRRQKSEDPEWNSTASLGLQHFSHHADDEFADFSNLREVKAEDKVHPELELADKRTHTTQISKPSTPLHGSDEDQQKRWESRVKQDLLPDLNFSRSLGKNLHNRKRLEYGIGHDLEPGEVRSDSEEDRENKPHSPMPSTSVPFSERPRGDRFSDPKLATLERNKFYSFALDQTITPDTKALLERAKCLSSSREDNWSFLDYDSHFAGLRSQKDIEKVEPTPRPTPSWYMKKKKIRSGSEDKVDDRKEEPKPEEHERRELFASRFLHSSIFEQDSRRLQHLERRHEDPEHGQSQQTGQQGTTDTQPDSEPVVLFHSRFLELTRLQQQKGKDQLQQEVKRGNLVDENKTEKPIDQEPQPLQVPKVAEPPLEPDIKPVSPAEERISSESPLVLNLGISLAPKEMSPQDEKRVIRSPSPDIIPVSMVTEENKYNKQQSSTPPYPQVEIPPPAAEGVVAPEPAPPPGKFKSSPSEEKSEDVTPVVKSMVESSCDIDGGTQEASVSGSEPELEPGLEQATSELTELKVPSLPDTAEEMDVSKFEESYTAKTETLSDTENKLDQDKVPVYVEASEEPVSPPQKTKNKKSKSSPIQVAPASFTSVSSTEKPVTRKSERIDKEKLKRASSPRGESSKISSDCKSTAKSPIHGADSEQGSEQSISTGRARRRNVKSVYATPLDDETRTGKDASESPRSARKRGGDKDAPPQQNEEQDSLVPNTSKRGRPPKNRRQGYDASRKGDRSKMDTKDIDSNESESGEKIPKASKGRHSPYAYKGSGQVAQSGSSKGEKSDIPDDVQQQTDISEDDSLAPQDPLVSKDNSSLHDVTKKEEKIKQLVTDKRDQDKDKNNPPEDEAFESVSSEKGVEALVIDEQPSLEDKKTARGKSAKLTRTPKSPVLKNLKIRLNVTEVKDLLQLGDDEAGNQEDYLKKTKPSDSNDQLLECSQSKEESPSNENNEEEMPDAQPPLDPSQELELVQAVENIAKLTGPTLPTDPQPPTPPVPATEVKCDTEEEKPNNPASENELMAAIDSITAEEATVPLAQDPVIAPAAVESDTEINAFIQPVKGIEPTIQTSSSQGEAPFPNTPKKNLKGRAKTPKRPKSQKPSKKEPSKESLSEPESSSIATSDSTSSNTQTIVECHSSSAGVITATSWKPEPEPLVAKVADGTAESKVLPVEPPQHIKPVYPSTKSPNCPKPQQPPPECISPSLSPPPSRPSVRPLQPSRIPVSPPDWRSQSKDTGFQSAVLPGPFENQSPPSDHESLDPDHNTSDLRRILIKNKNVSLPGISSLSGNLAIPTPNNPHISENTPLVAVPNKIPLSESRPPPHPAQPIVRPPASLPSPETKSVVSVIASTATVISRVCNPPDLEEKGNATGANPGMEMQLPKPTYRSSMEDGGSYHGPSVGEEGGSAGRFLVESSTLSTGSNPGLRVNTSEGVVVLSHSGQKREGPLRLFAKISQIPPATAVDMESQQLVSMPQIKQEMYTHPQSSNPKCPPTSADHGHPAKTQQAVSSIKQENTGLEKMESHYQPGTQGGVVKRLPQAVGGQQVIGYHHSDFTMLLKHPKKVEGADALNSDGGKLSWTSAISPAISPHLPSPAGNHVGFVSATAGDRTPSHLSGVKQEPRSPRKSAHPHSPFSSQIGSSSPKGIPVMLTSGLPTMQQYVTSVHHPEQSVIMPPHSAHGALGRMSPHRGAQTIPMAHLVQGEVRVNTPPLSAMNFGIHGEPHASPWSGPMQQRPPSPQTVGRDMVLKVNPGTVRSHEGEQEDPRRFHPAAGRPSATQVKPETMQPDPRSALRSGIQMDQYITSPRDVRVLMHHPQGERAGPEPHTGGHIQETLPPSSTSSSIASSMSPRAHLLSKGVSEKDGPKPQEAKRPHSPSKDGMMGVRTPVSAIASPQRVQLMASGTGSSFPEYSTIYSNTRGIHSQVTESSTVGIQAPVNITSALGGEHSQAQTGHQPVNMVQLLTKYPIVWQGLLALKNDTAAVQLHFVCGNKALAVRSLPQPLPEGGQLLRIVQRMRLEASQLEGVARRMTGESEFCLLLALPCGRDQDDVLNQTQTLKAAFINYLQAKLAAGIINVPNPGSNQPAYVLQIFPPCEFSESHLSRLAPDLLNRISSISPHLMIVITTV, from the exons ATGTTTGCAGCTGGCCCGGGCCCGGGTGGCACCGCGATCAGTGCGAGCTTCGACACCCCAGAGCCACATTTCGAGCCCAGAATCCGAGACCCTTTTACTATGACCAGCGGGTCGCGTCGTGACCTCTATAGAGAAGACAGGGGGCGCAGAGTGGACAGAACTTACCATCACCGCCGTAGTCGTTCGTCTCATTCCTCACAGTCCAGACACCCTTCCCCTCAAAGGACCACGGGACAGACACCCAAAGCCCCCAATTCCCCCAAAAGAGCCCCACTTTCCCCGGGGAGAGCTCCACACTCTCGGTCCCATAGTCGGTCCTCTAGTTCCGATTCGGTCAGCAGCACTAGCAGCACGGGCAGTGGCAG CAGCGATTCAAACAGCAGCTCAAGTGATGGGTCTCGTGCTCGTTCGGTACAGTCCTCTGCCACACACggccctccctctcagccttccATGGGTCTGGATACAGATGAACCACGCAGAAGCTTTGGAATAAGGGTGCAGAACCTTCCAGTGCGCTCCACAG ACACCAGTTTGAAAGATGGACTCTTCCATGAGTTCAAGAAACATGGGAAAGTGACATCAGTGCAGATCCATGGGGCCTCTGAAGAGCGATATGGCCTTGTGTTCTTCAGGCAGCAGGAGGACCAGGAGAAGGCTCTCACCGTCTCCAAAGGAAAACTTTTCTTTGGAATGCTCATCGAGGTCACTGCCTGGAATGGCCCTG AAACCGAGAGTGAGAATGAATTTAGGCCTTTGGATGGACGGATCGATGAGTTCCACCCTAAGGCCACAAGGACCCTGTTTATAGGGAATCTGGAGAAGACTACCAGTTACCAACAACTCCTCGACATCTTCCAACGCTTTGGAGAAATTGTG GACATTGACATTAAAAAAGTCAACGGTGTTCCTCAATACGCCTTTGTGCAGTACTCTGATATTGCCAGCGTTTGCAAAGCTATTAAGAAGATGGATGGAGAGTATCTGGGAAGCAACAGACTCAAG CTGGGGTTTGGGAAGAGCATGCCAACAACATGTGTCTGGCTCGATGGTTTGGCATCTAACATCACTGACCAGTACCTCACACGCCATTTCTGCCGTTATGGACATGTAGTTAAG GTTGTGTTTGACAGATTGAAAGGGATGGCTCTTGTCTTGTACAACAACACTGACTTTGCACAAGCAGCTGTCCGAGAGACCAAAGGGTGGAAAATTGGTGGTAACAAAATAAAG GTGGATTTTGCCAGTcaagagagtcagatggctttcTATCGCTCTATGCAGGCCTCAGGGCAAGACATCAGAGAAATCAGAGACATCTATGAAATTCCAACTGAAAGAAG AGAGGAACGTAGACCTCCATACCACGAGTTCACAGCTGAAAGAGCTTACTATGAGAATGTTCGCACCCCTGGAGTCTACCCAGAAGACCCCAGGCGAGACTATCCTGCCCGCAGTAGAGAACGTTTTACTGAACTGGAGCATTACCAGGGGGATCACTTTGACCCACGGTTCCACGAAGATCCCAGGGAGTACAGGGACTATCGAGATCCTTTCGAGCAAGACATTCGAAAATACACATAcattcagagggagagagaaagggagcgcGAACGTTTTGAGGCTGACCGTGGCAGGTGGAGCCCCTCTCACGGACGACGTCCAATCACCCCTGCCGTTTCCCCTTCGCCATCTGAGCGCGCCCCCAGAGATTCTGAACGACGGGTCTACAGCCAGTCCTCTGAGAGAAGTGGCAGTTGCAGCTCCCTCTCACCACCACACTTCGACAAAGCTGACAAGACTCCACTGGAACATGGCGCCAAGACTGATAGGTtggacaaagacacacaactgCCCCCGGCTGAGCGTGGCCCTGGAGCTGAGAAAAGCAAACGTGGACGGCGGAAGGAGAAAGCTGACAAAGAGAAGGGTGAGAAGATTAAATTGAGAAAAGGAAAGGTTCAATCTCCCAGTGTCCCACCTACCGAGACAGAGTTGGAGACTAGCCTTGAAGCGGGTTTTGGAAGGGGAAAGGTTTCAGACCAAGACAGCATCGAGAGGCAGCGATATAAAGGGGATAGTGATCCTTCTACAAATCAGACAGCGTCAACATCTCGCCATGATCCTCTTAAAAGTGAGAGACTTGACGTGGTAAAGGCTGAGGGTGTAGAGGTGGATGGAAAAAGTAGATCCAAGAAACACCAAAAGGGCGACGTAGGAAATGATGGGAAAGACGTATCTGTAGATTCTGATCGCCTTGCAGCAAGAAAAAGACGCTTTGGAGATGCCAGTGGAAAGACCATCAGACAAAAAAGGAGTAGATTGGAGGATGAAGATGGGAATCAAATTCAAGATTTTGGACCTAGCACTGCAGTTGAGAGTGACAGCAAGCTAAAAGATCCACAGCGGAGAGATTCTAGGTCCAAAACCGAAAGAATGGTATTTCTCAGCAGTCATAAGGAAGGGCAAGATTCTGGGGCCAGAGGACAGGGAGAACCGTCAGAGGGGCCCATTGACCCGGTGGACTTGAACCGTCTTCCAGGGAACATAACATCCAGAAGGTATTCCCATGAGGACAGTGTGGACCAGGACACTAAAGATCAAGAACAACACGCCATTTTCAAATATGGTCCACCGACAACGGACAACGACAAAAGTGGAAAGGAACGGGAAGAGCATGTGGATATTGACCTGTCTCAGAGTTACCGGAAACAAATGGAGCAAAATAGAAGGCTCCACCAACAGCTGCAGGAGTCTGACAAATCAGAGAAACCAGGAAGTCCACTAGGTGTTGAAACTGATGATCTTGAGCCCCGAAGTCTTGTGCATGAAGTGGGTAAGCCACCTCAAGATGTAACAGATAATTTCCCATCTCATAAACTTAAAAAACTAGATCAGTTTGACATGCAGGATGCAAGTAGTAAAAGGGAGCGTGTCTACCGGAGACAGAAAAGTGAGGATCCTGAGTGGAACAGCACTGCCTCTCTGGGATTGCAGCACTTTTCCCACCATGCAGATGATGAATTTGCTGACTTTTCAAACCTCAGGGAAGTTAAAGCTGAGGATAAAGTACATCCAGAGTTGGAGCTAGCAGACAAGCGGACGCATACCACTCAAATATCCAAGCCAAGCACTCCTCTGCATGGAAGTGATGAAGACCAGCAAAAGCGTTGGGAGAGCCGAGTCAAGCAAGATTTGTTACCTGACTTGAACTTCAGCAGAAGTCTTGGGAAAAACCTGCATAATCGGAAACGGTTGGAGTATGGAATTGGACATGATTTGGAACCTGGGGAAGTACGATCTGACtcagaagaagacagagagaacaaaCCGCACTCTCCAATGCCCTCTACATCGGTGCCTTTCTCCGAGAGGCCAAGGGGTGACAGATTTTCAGATCCCAAGCTAGCCACCCTGGAGAGGAACAAGTTCTACTCCTTTGCACTTGACCAGACCATCACACCAGATACAAAGGCGCTGTTAGAGCGTGCTAAATGCCTGTCCTCCTCGAGGGAAGATAACTGGTCTTTCTTGGACTATGACTCTCACTTTGCGGGTTTGCGTAGCCAAAAAGATATTGAGAAGGTGGAACCAACACCACGACCTACACCTTCTTGGTAcatgaagaaaaagaaaattcgCAGTGGGTCTGAAGACAAAGTAGATGATAGAAAGGAAGAACCTAAGCCAGAAGAGCACGAACGCAGGGAGTTGTTTGCTTCCCGTTTCCTTCACAGCTCAATCTTTGAGCAGGATTCTAGACGCCTGCAGCACCTAGAAAGAAGGCATGAGGACCCAGAGCATGGCCAGAGCCAACAAACTGGTCAACAAGGcacgacagacacacagccagactCTGAGCCAGTTGTCCTGTTCCATAGTCGGTTTTTGGAGCTTACACGACTGCAGCAACAAAAAGGGAAGGACCAACTGCAACAAGAAGTTAAAAGGGGAAATCTTGTCGATGAGAATAAAACTGAAAAACCAATTGATCAAGAACCGCAACCTCTGCAGGTACCTAAAGTCGCAGAGCCCCCTTTGGAGCCAGATATCAAACCTGTTAGCCCTGCAGAGGAGCGCATATCTTCTGAGTCGCCCCTTGTGCTCAATTTAGGCATTTCACTTGCACCTAAGGAGATGTCTCCACAGGATGAAAAACGTGTAATTAGAAGTCCATCTCCAGATATAATACCAGTATCTATGGTTACGGAAGAGAATAAATacaacaaacaacaatcttCAACCCCACCCTACCCACAAGTTGAGATTCCACCTCCTGCAGCTGAGGGTGTTGTGGCCCCTGagccagctcctccaccaggcAAATTTAAATCCTCACCAAGTGAAGAGAAATCTGAAGATGTGACTCCAGTTGTAAAATCCATGGTTGAGTCGTCCTGTGACATTGATGGTGGTACTCAAGAAGCATCGGTAAGCGGTTCTGAACCAGAGCTAGAGCCGGGACTTGAGCAAGCCACATCTGAACTAACTGAACTGAAAGTTCCTTCACTTCCTGACACTGCTGAGGAGATGGATGTTTCAAAATTTGAGGAGTCTTACACTGCCAAAACAGAAACCCTCTCGGATACGGAAAATAAACTTGATCAAGATAAAGTGCCTGTTTACGTTGAAGCAAGCGAAGAACCAGTTTCGCCTCCTCAAAAGACTAAAAACAAAAAGAGTAAGTCCTCTCCTATTCAAGTTGCTCCTGCCTCTTTTACTTCTGTATCTAGTACTGAGAAACCTGTCACACGAAAGAGTGAACGCATTGATAAAGAAAAGCTCAAACGAGCATCATCGCCAAGAGGAGAGTCTTCAAAGATCAGTTCTGATTGTAAATCCACAGCCAAGTCTCCAATACACGGAGCAGACTCTGAGCAAGGCTCAGAGCAGAGCATATCAACTGGACGAGCAAGGCGCAGAAATGTTAAATCTGTCTATGCAACTCCACTTGACGATGAGACACGAACAGGAAAGGACGCGTCAGAGTCACCACGTTCTGCACGGAAACGTGGTGGTGACAAGGATGCTCCACCGCAGCAAAATGAAGAGCAGGATTCCCTTGTTCCGAATACCTCGAAAAGGGGACGTCCACCCAAGAATCGAAGACAGGGATATGACGCTTCAAGAAAAGGTGATAGGTCAAAAATGGACACCAAAGACATTGACTCAAACGAATCAGAGAGTGGGGAAAAAATCCCTAAAGCCTCGAAAGGTCGTCATTCTCCGTATGCTTACAAAGGGTCAGGTCAAGTAGCCCAGTCCGGAAGCAGTAAAGGAGAAAAATCAGATATTCCTGATGATGTTCAACAGCAGACAGATATTTCAGAGGATGACAGTTTGGCTCCACAAGATCCATTGGTGTCTAAAGACAATTCATCTTTACATGATGTGacaaagaaagaagagaaaatcAAGCAACTGGTAACAGATAAAAGGGATCAAGACAAAGACAAGAATAACCCACCCGAAGACGAGGCGTTTGAATCTGTATCAAGTGAGAAAGGTGTCGAGGCCCTAGTTATAGATGAACAGCCCTCTTTGGAAGACAAGAAAACTGCTAGAGGAAAATCAGCCAAGTTGACACGGACCCCAAAGTCTCCAGTTCTCAAGAACTTAAAAATTAGACTGAATGTCACAGAGgtgaaagatttacttcagttAGGAGATGACGAGGCAGGAAACCAAGAGGATTACTTAAAAAAGACCAAACCAAGCGACTCAAATGACCAGCTGTTAGAGTGTAGTCAGAGTAAGGAAGAAAGTCCCAGTAATGAGAACAATGAAGAGGAAATGCCAGATGCTCAGCCTCCCCTGGATCCCTCTCAAGAACTAGAGCTGGTCCAAGCTGTGGAGAACATTGCTAAACTTACAGGTCCAACCCTACCTACAGACCCacagccccccactccaccagtCCCCGCTACAGAAGTGAAATGTGACACGGAGGAGGAAAAACCAAACAATCCTGCCAGTGAGAATGAACTAATGGCTGCCATTGATTCGATTACTGCTGAGGAGGCAACTGTTCCTTTGGCTCAAGATCCAGTAATTGCTCCTGCTGCTGTAGAGTCAGATACGGAAATTAATGCCTTCATCCAGCCAGTCAAGGGAATAGAACCAACAATACAAACATCCTCTTCTCAGGGTGAGGCTCCTTTCCCTAACACGCCCAAGAAAAATTTAAAGGGGCGAGCAAAAACACCCAAACGGCCAAAAAGCCAAAAGCCAAGCAAAAAGGAACCCAGCAAAGAAAGCTTGTCAGAACCTGAGAGCTCCTCCATCGCAACATCTGACAGCACATCCTCCAACACTCAGACCATAGTAGAATGTCATTCGTCATCTGCTGGTGTCATTACAGCCACATCTTGGAAGCCAGAGCCTGAACCATTGGTTGCCAAGGTTGCAGATGGGACAGCTGAATCAAAAGTATTACCTGTAGAGCCACCTCAACATATCAAACCCGTCTACCCTTCTACTAAAAGTCCTAACTGTCCCAAACCTCAACAACCACCACCTGAGTGCATCTCACCCTCGTTGTCTCCACCCCCTAGCCGACCAAGTGTCAGGCCTCTACAGCCAAGTAGGATCCCAGTTTCCCCACCTGATTGGCGCAGCCAGTCAAAAGACACAGGATTCCAATCTGCAGTGTTACCAGGCCCCTTTGAAAATCAGTCGCCTCCCTCTGACCATGAAAGCTTGGATCCTGATCATAACACAAGTGACTTAAGACGCATTCTAATTAAGAATAAAAACGTTTCACTTCCAGGAATCAGTTCCCTTTCTGGCAATTTGGCAATCCCCACCCCTAATAATCCCCACATATCCGAAAACACTCCACTGGTTGCTGTGCCAAATAAAATCCCACTCTCTGAAAGTAGACCACCACCTCATCCAGCTCAGCCTATAGTCCgaccccctgcctccctaccATCTCCTGAGACAAAGTCAGTTGTATCTGTCATTGCGTCCACTGCCACTGTCATCAGCCGTGTTTGTAATCCTCCTGATTTGGAAGAAAAGGGGAATGCCACTGGAGCAAATCCCGGTATGGAAATGCAACTTCCCAAACCAACCTACCGATCCAGCATGGAGGATGGTGGTTCATACCATGGGCCATCAGtcggtgaggaggggggaagtgCTGGACGTTTTTTGGTTGAGAGCTCCACTCTTAGTACTGGATCAAACCCAGGGCTAAGAGTGAACACCTCAGAAGGTGTGGTAGTTTTGAGTCATTCTGGGCAAAAAAGGGAAGGCCCTCTTCGCCTCTTTGCGAAAATAAGCCAGATCCCACCTGCAACAGCAGTTGACATGGAATCTCAGCAGCTTGTATCAATGCCCCAAATAAAACAGGAAATGTATACCCACCCACAGTCAAGCAATCCGAAGTGTCCTCCAACGTCAGCTGACCATGGTCACCCAGCTAAGACACAGCAGGCGGTGTCCTCcataaaacaagaaaacacaggtTTGGAAAAGATGGAGTCTCACTACCAGCCTGGGACTCAAGGAGGAGTTGTAAAGCGCCTTCCGCAAGCAGTTGGAGGTCAACAGGTGATTGGATACCATCATTCAGACTTTACTATGTTGCTAAAGCATCCAAAGAAAGTAGAAGGAGCAGATGCACTGAATTCTGATGGGGGAAAGCTGTCTTGGACGTCTGCCATAAGTCCAGCAATAAGTCCTCACTTGCCCTCGCCAGCTGGCAACCACGTTGGCTTTGTCTCTGCCACAGCTGGTGACCGAACTCCGTCTCATCTCAGTGGCGTGAAACAGGAGCCCCGTTCTCCACGAAAGTCAGCCCACCCTCATTCTCCATTCTCGTCTCAGATAGGCTCCTCTTCCCCCAAAGGTATCCCAGTGATGTTAACCTCAGGCTTGCCAACCATGCAGCAGTATGTCACCAGTGTCCACCACCCAGAGCAGTCGGTGATCATGCCTCCTCACAGCGCTCATGGTGCCTTGGGAAGGATGTCTCCGCACCGTGGAGCCCAAACTATTCCCATGGCGCATCTTGTCCAGGGGGAAGTGAGGGTGAACACCCCGCCCCTTTCTGCAATGAATTTTGGTATCCATGGAGAACCCCATGCCTCTCCATGGTCAGGCCCGATGCAGCAGcggcccccctcaccccagacTGTCGGCAGGGACATGGTGCTCAAGGTGAACCCTGGCACCGTGAGGAGCCACGAGGGGGAGCAAGAGGATCCCAGGCGCTTTCATCCGGCTGCTGGAAGGCCATCTGCCACTCAAGTGAAACCAGAGACGATGCAGCCAGATCCCCGTTCAGCTCTGCGCAGCGGCATACAGATGGACCAGTACATCACGTCACCCAGGGACGTGCGTGTGCTCATGCATCACCCGCAAGGAGAGCGCGCTGGCCCAGAGCCGCATACGGGGGGACACATTCAGGAAACACTCCCGCCTTCCTCAACCTCCAGCAGCATCGCCTCGTCCATGTCTCCAAGAGCTCACCTGCTGTCTAAAGGCGTGTCGGAGAAGGATGGACCAAAGCCGCAAGAAGCTAAAAGGCCACACTCTCCCAGCAAGGATGGGATGATGGGTGTTCGAACCCCTGTGTCAGCTATAGCATCTCCTCAACGGGTTCAACTGATGGCGTCAGGAACAGGGAGCTCCTTTCCAGAATACTCCACCATCTACAGCAACACGAGGGGCATCCATTCTCAAGTCACCGAGTCATCTACTGTAGGGATCCAAGCGCCTGTCAACATAACATCAGCTCTG GGTGGGGAGCATAGCCAGGCACAAACTGGACACCAGCCTGTCAACATGGTGCAACTTCTCACG AAGTACCCAATTGTGTGGCAAGGCCTGCTGGCGCTGAAAAATGACACAGCTGCTGTCCAACTGCATTTTGTCTGTGGCAACAAAGCCTTGGCTGTGCGGTCACTGCCACAGCCACTGCCAGAGGGAGGCCAGTTGCTCCGAATTGTCCAGAGGATGAGACTAGAGGCCTCTCAACTTGAAGGAGTGGCAAGAAGAATGACA GGGGAAAGTGAGTTCTGTCTCCTCCTTGCTCTGCCGTGTGGACGAGACCAGGATGATGTCCtgaaccagacccagaccctgaAAGCCGCCTTCATCAACTACCTGCAAGCCAAGTTAGCTGCTGGTATCATCAATGTTCCTAACCCGGGCTCCAATCAG CCTGCCTATGTGTTGCAAATCTTCCCACCTTGCGAGTTTTCAGAGAGCCATTTGTCCCGGCTAGCTCCCGATCTCCTAAACCGGATCTCTAGTATCTCCCCGCACCTCATGATTGTCATCACAACCGTATAA